One Panicum virgatum strain AP13 chromosome 9K, P.virgatum_v5, whole genome shotgun sequence genomic region harbors:
- the LOC120649955 gene encoding 65-kDa microtubule-associated protein 6-like: MGEAVTAAELLYGMPLLRSVTGGDGGGGGGAEPGGCGALLAELKQLWGAIGKSREERERMVRELEAECMRVYRRKVDEATGERALLHQSLAAGEAEIAALTAALGADNSPQLKVNKWTMTLTERVSSATSLLEELRTIKAERSRQFADIKWEIEKISAEISGRSYGYEGSPRASEVEEHDLTIRRLNEYKARLTNLQKEKSDRLHRVLEHVTEVHSLCDVLGEDFIAVVNEVHPGLHETADPGKPTSISDSTLGSLAQVGAMLASEKAKRAAMLREAAALLVELWELMDSPEEERRGFRKVTAVLNPDKEEALSSGVLSVATIKKTEEEVERLTRLKAGRMKELVLKRRLELENICRSMHVEPDASTVPEKSIALIDSGLVNPSELMASIDQQIAKAREELQSRKDIMDRINKLLLACEEEQWLEEYNMDENRFSTGRIARLNLKRAEKARLIITKIPAIVDNLMSRTLAWESERKKPFLYDGARLVAVLEEHKQARLRQEEERRRLREQKKLRTLLSEKEAMPHLKRPGSSFGRACAAEPCSVNRKRVDAGRPAPSVRSGASSSGSGSSGAGELLGRPRSSAAGAGAAGHCGEFLKGARRLSGPPFGYAAVPKAGGGGMSSSLALS, encoded by the exons ATGGGAGAGGCCGTCACCGCCGCGGAGCTGCTCTACGGCATGCCGTTGCTTCGGTCGGtgaccggcggcgacggcggcggcggaggaggcgcggaGCCCGGCGGATGCGGCGCGCTGCTCGCGGAGCTCAAG CAATTGTGGGGGGCGATCGGGAAGAGCCGGGAGGAGCGGGAGCGGATGGTGCGGGAGCTGGAGGCCGAGTGCATGCGCGTGTACCGCCGCAAGGTGGACGAGGCCACCGGCGAGCGGGCGCTGCTGCACCAGTcgctcgccgccggggaggcCGAGATCGCCGCGCTCACCGCCGCGCTCGGCGCTGACAACAGCCCGCAGCTCAAG GTGAACAAATGGACCATGACGTTGACCGAACGGGTGTCATCGGCCACATCCCTGCTGGAAGAACTGAGGACGATAAAAGCAGAACGGAGCAGGCAGTTCGCTGACATCAAGTGGGAAATCGAGAAGATCAGCGCTGAAATTTCAGGGAGGAGCTACGGCTACGAGGGCTCCCCCAGGGCCAGCGAGGTGGAGGAGCATGACCTGACGATCAGGAGGCTGAACGAGTACAAAGCACGCCTGACCAATCTGCAGAAAGAGAAG TCTGACCGGCTCCACAGGGTCCTGGAGCACGTCACGGAAGTGCACTCGCTGTGCGACGTGCTCGGCGAGGACTTCATCGCCGTCGTGAACGAGGTCCACCCGGGGCTGCACGAGACGGCCGACCCCGGCAAGCCCACCAGCATCAGCGACAGCACGCTGGGCAGCCTCGCCCAGGTCGGGGCGATGCTCGCGTCCGAGAAGGCCAAGCGGGCAGCCATG CTGcgagaggcagcggcgctgctggTGGAGCTGTGGGAGCTGATGGACTCaccggaggaggagcggcggggcTTCAGGAAGGTGACGGCCGTTCTGAACCCTGACAAGGAGGAGGCCCTGTCCTCCGGTGTCCTGTCAGTAGCAACCATAAAGAAG aCGGAAGAGGAGGTGGAGAGGCTGACGAGGCTCAAGGCCGGCCGGATGAAGGAGCTGGTGCTCAAGAGGCGGCTGGAGCTGGAGAACATCTGCCGGAGCATGCACGTGGAGCCCGATGCGAGCACCGTGCCGGAGAAGTCCATTGCGCTGATCGATTCCG GCCTCGTGAATCCTTCTGAGCTCATGGCCAGCATCGATCAGCAGATCGCGAAGGCCAGGGAGGAGCTCCAGTCCAGGAAAGACATCATGGACAGGATAAACAAGTTGCTGCTGGCTTGTGAGGAGGAGCAATGGCTCGAGGAGTACAACATG GATGAGAACAGGTTCAGTACTGGCAGAATCGCACGGCTCAACTTGAAACGCGCCGAGAAAGCAAGGCTTATCATCACCAAGATCCCAG CCATCGTCGACAACCTGATGAGCCGAACACTGGCGTGGGAGAGCGAGAGGAAGAAGCCGTTCCTGTACGATGGCGCTCGCCTGGTGGCCGTCCTGGAGGAGCACAAGCAAGCCAGGCTGaggcaggaggaggagaggaggcgacTCAGG GAGCAGAAGAAGCTGCGCACCCTGCTGAGCGAGAAGGAAGCGATGCCGCACCTGAAGCGGCCCGGCAGCAGCTTCGGCCGGGCGTGCGCCGCCGAGCCCTGCTCCGTGAACAGGAAGCGGGTGGACGCGGGCAGGCCCGCGCCGTCCGTGCGCAGCGGCGCGTCctccagcggcagcggcagcagcggcgcgggcgagcTCCTGGGGAGGCCCCGGTCCTCGGCGGCAGGGGCGGGAGCGGCCGGGCATTGCGGCGAGTTCCTCAAGGGCGCGAGGCGGCTCTCCGGGCCGCCGTTCGGCTACGCCGCCGTGcccaaggccggcggcggcggcatgtccTCGTCGCTCGCGCTGTCTTGA
- the LOC120649958 gene encoding cortical cell-delineating protein-like codes for MAAPRSAAALVLAAALLLSSPAGVAVVRGQQPPRGNPCPTNALADLKVCADVLVLLKLKINVPRTQQCCPLLGSLVNLDLAACLCAAIRLNVLGIPVNLPLDVPLVLNYCGRNASAVPGSNCS; via the coding sequence ATGGCGGCTCCGagatccgcggcggcgctcgtcctcgccgcggcgctgctgctgtcgtcgccggcgggcgtcgccgtcgtccgcGGGCAGCAGCCGCCGCGGGGCAACCCGTGCCCAACGAACGCGCTGGCGGACCTCAAGGTGTGCGCCGACGTGCTCGTCCttctcaagctcaagatcaacGTGCCGCGGACCCAGCAGTGCTGCCCGCTGCTGGGGAGCCTCGTCAACCTCGACCTGGCCGCctgcctctgcgccgccatCAGGCTCAACGTCCTCGGCATCCCCGTCAACCTGCCGCTCGACGTGCCCCTCGTCCTCAACTACTGCGGCCGGAACGCCTCCGCCGTGCCGGGCTCCAACTGCTCCTGA
- the LOC120649959 gene encoding cytochrome c oxidase assembly protein COX11, mitochondrial-like, whose amino-acid sequence MAMRQLARLHQRISPSLPHRHAPRHAWPPAADAAFPCRGLASSSSSSAAAAAAAAAAAGREKSSRRTLGYLLGVAVAMVGASYAAVPLYRRFCQATGYGGTVQRRESVEEKISRHARDGTTTSREIIVQFNADVADGMPWKFIPTQREVRVKPGESALAFYTAENRSSAPITGVSTYNVAPMKAAIYFNKIQCFCFEEQTLIPGEQIDMPVFFYIDPEFETDPKMEGVNNIVLSYTFFKVSDS is encoded by the exons ATGGCGATGCGGCAGCTCGCCAGGCTCCACCAGCGCATCTCCCCTTCTCTCCCCCACCGGCACGCCccgcgccacgcgtggccgcccgccgccgacgcggcgtTCCCCTGTCGCGGgctcgcctcctcctcgtcgtcctccgcggccgccgccgccgccgccgcggcggcggcgggtcgggaGAAGAGCTCGAGGCGGACGCTGGGGTACCTGCTCGGCGTGGCGGTCGCTATGGTCGGCGCTTCCTACGCGGCGGTCCCGCTATACCGTCGCTTCTGCCAGGCTACCGGCTACGGCGGCACCGTCCAACGACGCGAG AGTGTAGAGGAGAAAATCTCACGACATGCTCGAGATGGAACCACAACGTCACG GGAGATCATTGTCCAATTTAATGCTGATGTTGCTGATGGAATGCCATGGAAGTTCATTCCTACACAGAGAGAG GTCAGGGTTAAACCTGGTGAAAGTGCTCTGGCATTTTATACTGCTGAAAATCGCAGTTCGGCTCCAATTACTGGTGTATCCACATACAATGTTGCTCCGATGAAG GCTGCCATTTACTTTAATAAGATACAATGCTTTTGCTTTGAGGAGCAAACACTTATTCCTGGGGAGCAGATAGACATGCca GTATTCTTCTACATCGATCCTGAGTTTGAGACAGACCCCAAAATGGAGGGAGTGAACAATATAGTTCTTTCCTACACGTTTTTTAAGGTGAGCGATAGCTAG